Proteins encoded in a region of the Panthera tigris isolate Pti1 chromosome B2, P.tigris_Pti1_mat1.1, whole genome shotgun sequence genome:
- the BAG6 gene encoding large proline-rich protein BAG6 isoform X11, which produces MEPSDTTSTTTSMEEPDSLEVLVKTLDSQTRTFIVGAQMNVKEFKEHIAASVSIPSEKQRLIYQGRVLQDDKKLQEYNVGGKVIHLVERAPPQTQLPSGASSGIGSASATHGGGPPPGTRGPGASVHDRNANSYVMVGTFNLPSEPRVRLVMAQHMIRDIQTLLSRMECRGGPQAQHSQPPPQTPTVAPESVALSSQTSEPVESEVPPREPMEAEEVEERAPAQSPELTPSGPAPAGPTPAPETNAPNHPSPAEYVEVLQELQRLESRLQPFLQRYYEVLGAAATTDYNNNQEGREEDQRLINLVGESLRLLGNTFVALSDLRCNLACAPPRHLHVVRPMSHYTTPMVLQQAAIPIQINVGTTVTMTGNGTRPPPTSNAEAAPPGPGQASSLAPTSTTVESSTEGVPPPGPAPPPTTSHPRVIRISHQSVEPVVMMHMNIQDSGTQPGGVPSAPTGPLGPPGHGQTLGSTLIQLPSLPPEFMHAVAHQITHQAMVAAVASAAAGQQVPGFPTAPTRVVIARPTPPQARPSHPGGPPISGTLQSAGLGTNASLAQMVSGLVGQLLMQPVLVAQGTPGMAPPPAPATASASAGTTNTATTAGPAPGGPTQPPPPQPSAADLQFSQLLGNLLGPAGPGAGGPGMASPTITVAMPGVPAFLQGMTDFLQATQTAPPPPPPPPPPPPAPEQQTMPPPGSPSGGAGSPGGLGLESLSPEFFTSVVQGVLNSLLGSLGARAGSSESIAAFIQRLSGSSNIFEPGADGALGFFGALLSLLCQNFSMVDVVMLLHGHFQPLQRLQPQLRSFFHQHYLGGQEPTPGNIRTATHTLITGLEEYVRESFSLVQVQPGVDIIRTNLEFLQEQFNSIAAHVLHCTDSGFGARLLELCNQGLFECLALNLHCLGGQQMELAAVINGRIRRMSRGVNPSLVSWLTTMMGLRLQVVLEHMPVGPDAILRYVRRVGDPPQPLPEEPMEVQGSERTSPEPQRENASPAPGTTAEEAMSRGPPPAPEGGGSRDEQDGASAETEPWAAAVPPEWVPIIQQDIQSQRKVKPQPPLSDAYLSGMPAKRRKLRADIQKRLQEDPNYSPQRFPNAHRAFADDP; this is translated from the exons ATGAATGTAAAGGAATTTAAGGAGCACATCGCTGCCTCTGTCAGCATTCCCTCTGAGAAACAACGGCTCATCTATCAGGGACGAGTTCTGCAGGATGATAAGAAGCTCCAGGAATACA atGTTGGGGGAAAGGTTATTCACCTGGTGGAACGGGCTCCTCCTCAGACGCAGCTCCCTTCTGGGGCATCTTCTGGGATAGGGTCTGCCTCAGCCACCCATGGTGGGGGACCCCCGCCTGGTACTCGGGGGCCTGGGGCCTCTGTTCATGACCGGAATGCCAACAGCTATGTCATGGTTGGAACCTTCAATCTTCCT AGTGAGCCCCGAGTACGGCTGGTGATGGCTCAGCACATGATCAGAGATATACAGACCTTACTTTCTCGGATGGAG TGTCGAGGGGGACCCCAAGCACAGCACAGTCAGCCGCCCCCACAGACGCCAACCGTGGCCCCGGAGTCTGTAGCCTTGAGTTCTCAAACATCAGAACCAGTTGAAAGTGAAGTGCCTCCTCGGGAGCCCATGGAGGCCGAAGAAGTGGAGGAGCGtgccccagcccagagcccggagctCACCCCTTCCGGCCCAGCTCCAGCGGGCCCAACACCTGCCCCAGAGACCAATGCACCCAA CCATCCTTCCCCTGCGGAGTATGTTGAAGTGCTCCAGGAGCTACAGCGGCTTGAGAGCCGCCTCCAGCCCTTCCTGCAGCGCTACTATGAGGTTCTGGGCGCTGCCGCCACCACGGACTACAACAACAAC CAAGAGGGCCGCGAAGAGGACCAGCGCTTGATCAACTTGGTGGGGGAGAGCCTACGGCTGCTGGGCAACACTTTTGTGGCGCTGTCTGACCTGCGCTGCAACCTGGCCTGTGCGCCCCCACGACACCTGCATGTGGTCCGGCCCATGTCTCACTACACCACCCCCATGGTGCTCCAGCAGGCAGCCATTCCCATCCAG ATCAACGTGGGAACCACCGTGACCATGACGGGGAATGGGACTCGGCCCCCCCCGACTTCTAATGCGGAGGCAGCTCCCCCTGGTCCTGGGCAGGCCTCATCCCTGGCTCCCACTTCTACCACTGTCGAGTCCTCAACCGAGGGTGTTCCCCCGCCAGGGCCGGCTCCCCCCCCGACCACCAGCCACCCAAGGGTCATCCGGATTTCCCACCAGAGCGTGGAACCTGTAGTTATGATGCACATGAACATCCAAG ATTCTGGCACACAGCCCGGTGGAGTTCCGAGTGCTCCCACTGGCCCCCTAGGACCCCCTGGTCATGGCCAAACCCTGG GCTCCACCCTCATCcagctgccctccctgccccctgagTTCATGCACGCCGTCGCCCACCAGATCACTCATCAGGCCATGGTGGCAGCTGTTGCCTCCGCGGCCGCAG GACAGCAGGTGCCGGGTTTCCCGACAGCTCCGACCCGGGTGGTGATTGCTCGGCCTACCCCTCCACAGGCTCGGCCTTCCCATCCTGGGGGGCCCCCAATCTCGGGTACTCTA CAGAGCGCTGGACTAGGTACCAATGCCTCTTTGGCCCAGATGGTGAGCGGCCTCGTGGGGCAGCTTCTTATGCAGCCCGTTCTTGTGG CTCAGGGGACCCCAGGAATGGCaccacctccagcccctgccaCTGCTTCAGCCAGTGCAGGCACCACCAACACAGCAACCACAGCTGGTCCTGCCCCCGGGGGACCCACCCAGCCTCCACCCCCTCAACCCTCAGCGGCCGATCTTCAGTTCTCACAGCTCCTAGGGAACCTGCTGGGTCCTGCGGGGCCAGGGGCCGGAGGGCCTGGCATGGCTTCTCCCACCATCACCGTGGCGATGCCTGGTGTCCCTGCCTTTCTCCAGGGCATGACCGACTTTCTGCAG GCGACACAGAcggcccctccgccccccccgccacccccacccccacccccggccccagaGCAGCAGACCATGCCCCCACCAGGGTCCCCTTCTGGTGGCGCAGGGAGTCCTGGAGGCCTGGGTCTTGAGAGCCTTTCACCGGAGTTTTTTACCTCCGTGGTGCAGGGCGTACTGAACTCCCTGCTGGGCTCCCTGGGGGCTCGGGCTGGCAGTAGTGAAAGTATTGCTGCTTTCATACAGCGCCTCAGTGGATCAAGCAACATCTTTGAGCCTGGGGCTGATGGGGCCCTCG GATTCTTTGGGGCCCTACTCTCTCTGCTGTGCCAGAACTTTTCCATGGTGGATGTGGTGATGCTTCTTCATGGGCATTTCCAGCCACTGCAGCGGCTCCAGCCCCAGCTGCGATCCTTTTTCCACCAGCACTACCTGGGTGGCCAAGAGCCCACACCTGGTAACATACGG ACGGCAACCCACACGTTGATCACAGGGCTGGAAGAGTACGTGCGGGAGAGTTTT TCTTTGGTGCAGGTTCAGCCAGGGGTGGACATCATCCGGACAAACCTGGAATTTCTCCAAGAGCAGTTCAATAGCATCGCTGCTCATGTGCTGCACTGCACAG ACAGTGGATTTGGGGCCCGCCTGCTTGAGTTGTGTAACCAGGGCCTGTTTGAATGCCTGGCCCTCAACCTGCACTGCTTGGGGGGACAGCAGATGGAGCTTGCCGCGGTCATCAATGGCCGAATT CGTCGCATGTCTCGTGGGGTGAACCCGTCCTTGGTGAGCTGGCTGACCACTATGATGGGACTGAGGCTTCAGGTGGTTCTGGAGCACATGCCCGTAGGCCCTGATGCCATTCTCAGATATGTTCGCAGGGTTGGTGATCCCCCCCAG CCACTTCCTGAGGAGCCAATGGAAGTTCAGGGATCAGAGAGAACTTCCCCTGAGCCTCAG CGGGAGAatgcttccccagcccctggaacaACAGCAGAAGAGGCCATGTCCCGAGGTCCGCCTCCTGCTCCTGAGGGCGGCGGCTCCCGTGACGAACAGGATGGAGCTTCAGCTGAGACAGAACCTTGGGCGGCCGCAGTCCCCCCA GAGTGGGTTCCGATTATCCAGCAGGACATTCAGAGCCAGCGGAAGGTGAAGCCGCAGCCTCCCCTGAGCGATGCCTACCTCAGTGGTATGCCTGCCAAGAGACGCAAG ctccgGGCTGATATACAAAAGCGACTACAGGAAGACCCCAACTACAGCCCCCAGCGCTTCCCTAATGCCCACCGGGCCTTTGCTGATGATCCCTAG
- the BAG6 gene encoding large proline-rich protein BAG6 isoform X8, producing the protein MEPSDTTSTTTSMEEPDSLEVLVKTLDSQTRTFIVGAQMNVKEFKEHIAASVSIPSEKQRLIYQGRVLQDDKKLQEYNVGGKVIHLVERAPPQTQLPSGASSGIGSASATHGGGPPPGTRGPGASVHDRNANSYVMVGTFNLPSDGSAVDVHINMEQAPIQSEPRVRLVMAQHMIRDIQTLLSRMECRGGPQAQHSQPPPQTPTVAPESVALSSQTSEPVESEVPPREPMEAEEVEERAPAQSPELTPSGPAPAGPTPAPETNAPNHPSPAEYVEVLQELQRLESRLQPFLQRYYEVLGAAATTDYNNNQEGREEDQRLINLVGESLRLLGNTFVALSDLRCNLACAPPRHLHVVRPMSHYTTPMVLQQAAIPIQINVGTTVTMTGNGTRPPPTSNAEAAPPGPGQASSLAPTSTTVESSTEGVPPPGPAPPPTTSHPRVIRISHQSVEPVVMMHMNIQDSGTQPGGVPSAPTGPLGPPGHGQTLGSTLIQLPSLPPEFMHAVAHQITHQAMVAAVASAAAGQQVPGFPTAPTRVVIARPTPPQARPSHPGGPPISGTLSAGLGTNASLAQMVSGLVGQLLMQPVLVAQGTPGMAPPPAPATASASAGTTNTATTAGPAPGGPTQPPPPQPSAADLQFSQLLGNLLGPAGPGAGGPGMASPTITVAMPGVPAFLQGMTDFLQATQTAPPPPPPPPPPPPAPEQQTMPPPGSPSGGAGSPGGLGLESLSPEFFTSVVQGVLNSLLGSLGARAGSSESIAAFIQRLSGSSNIFEPGADGALGFFGALLSLLCQNFSMVDVVMLLHGHFQPLQRLQPQLRSFFHQHYLGGQEPTPGNIRTATHTLITGLEEYVRESFSLVQVQPGVDIIRTNLEFLQEQFNSIAAHVLHCTDSGFGARLLELCNQGLFECLALNLHCLGGQQMELAAVINGRIRRMSRGVNPSLVSWLTTMMGLRLQVVLEHMPVGPDAILRYVRRVGDPPQPLPEEPMEVQGSERTSPEPQRENASPAPGTTAEEAMSRGPPPAPEGGGSRDEQDGASAETEPWAAAVPPEWVPIIQQDIQSQRKVKPQPPLSDAYLSGMPAKRRKLRADIQKRLQEDPNYSPQRFPNAHRAFADDP; encoded by the exons ATGAATGTAAAGGAATTTAAGGAGCACATCGCTGCCTCTGTCAGCATTCCCTCTGAGAAACAACGGCTCATCTATCAGGGACGAGTTCTGCAGGATGATAAGAAGCTCCAGGAATACA atGTTGGGGGAAAGGTTATTCACCTGGTGGAACGGGCTCCTCCTCAGACGCAGCTCCCTTCTGGGGCATCTTCTGGGATAGGGTCTGCCTCAGCCACCCATGGTGGGGGACCCCCGCCTGGTACTCGGGGGCCTGGGGCCTCTGTTCATGACCGGAATGCCAACAGCTATGTCATGGTTGGAACCTTCAATCTTCCT AGTGACGGCTCTGCTGTGGATGTTCACATCAACATGGAACAGGCCCCGATTCAG AGTGAGCCCCGAGTACGGCTGGTGATGGCTCAGCACATGATCAGAGATATACAGACCTTACTTTCTCGGATGGAG TGTCGAGGGGGACCCCAAGCACAGCACAGTCAGCCGCCCCCACAGACGCCAACCGTGGCCCCGGAGTCTGTAGCCTTGAGTTCTCAAACATCAGAACCAGTTGAAAGTGAAGTGCCTCCTCGGGAGCCCATGGAGGCCGAAGAAGTGGAGGAGCGtgccccagcccagagcccggagctCACCCCTTCCGGCCCAGCTCCAGCGGGCCCAACACCTGCCCCAGAGACCAATGCACCCAA CCATCCTTCCCCTGCGGAGTATGTTGAAGTGCTCCAGGAGCTACAGCGGCTTGAGAGCCGCCTCCAGCCCTTCCTGCAGCGCTACTATGAGGTTCTGGGCGCTGCCGCCACCACGGACTACAACAACAAC CAAGAGGGCCGCGAAGAGGACCAGCGCTTGATCAACTTGGTGGGGGAGAGCCTACGGCTGCTGGGCAACACTTTTGTGGCGCTGTCTGACCTGCGCTGCAACCTGGCCTGTGCGCCCCCACGACACCTGCATGTGGTCCGGCCCATGTCTCACTACACCACCCCCATGGTGCTCCAGCAGGCAGCCATTCCCATCCAG ATCAACGTGGGAACCACCGTGACCATGACGGGGAATGGGACTCGGCCCCCCCCGACTTCTAATGCGGAGGCAGCTCCCCCTGGTCCTGGGCAGGCCTCATCCCTGGCTCCCACTTCTACCACTGTCGAGTCCTCAACCGAGGGTGTTCCCCCGCCAGGGCCGGCTCCCCCCCCGACCACCAGCCACCCAAGGGTCATCCGGATTTCCCACCAGAGCGTGGAACCTGTAGTTATGATGCACATGAACATCCAAG ATTCTGGCACACAGCCCGGTGGAGTTCCGAGTGCTCCCACTGGCCCCCTAGGACCCCCTGGTCATGGCCAAACCCTGG GCTCCACCCTCATCcagctgccctccctgccccctgagTTCATGCACGCCGTCGCCCACCAGATCACTCATCAGGCCATGGTGGCAGCTGTTGCCTCCGCGGCCGCAG GACAGCAGGTGCCGGGTTTCCCGACAGCTCCGACCCGGGTGGTGATTGCTCGGCCTACCCCTCCACAGGCTCGGCCTTCCCATCCTGGGGGGCCCCCAATCTCGGGTACTCTA AGCGCTGGACTAGGTACCAATGCCTCTTTGGCCCAGATGGTGAGCGGCCTCGTGGGGCAGCTTCTTATGCAGCCCGTTCTTGTGG CTCAGGGGACCCCAGGAATGGCaccacctccagcccctgccaCTGCTTCAGCCAGTGCAGGCACCACCAACACAGCAACCACAGCTGGTCCTGCCCCCGGGGGACCCACCCAGCCTCCACCCCCTCAACCCTCAGCGGCCGATCTTCAGTTCTCACAGCTCCTAGGGAACCTGCTGGGTCCTGCGGGGCCAGGGGCCGGAGGGCCTGGCATGGCTTCTCCCACCATCACCGTGGCGATGCCTGGTGTCCCTGCCTTTCTCCAGGGCATGACCGACTTTCTGCAG GCGACACAGAcggcccctccgccccccccgccacccccacccccacccccggccccagaGCAGCAGACCATGCCCCCACCAGGGTCCCCTTCTGGTGGCGCAGGGAGTCCTGGAGGCCTGGGTCTTGAGAGCCTTTCACCGGAGTTTTTTACCTCCGTGGTGCAGGGCGTACTGAACTCCCTGCTGGGCTCCCTGGGGGCTCGGGCTGGCAGTAGTGAAAGTATTGCTGCTTTCATACAGCGCCTCAGTGGATCAAGCAACATCTTTGAGCCTGGGGCTGATGGGGCCCTCG GATTCTTTGGGGCCCTACTCTCTCTGCTGTGCCAGAACTTTTCCATGGTGGATGTGGTGATGCTTCTTCATGGGCATTTCCAGCCACTGCAGCGGCTCCAGCCCCAGCTGCGATCCTTTTTCCACCAGCACTACCTGGGTGGCCAAGAGCCCACACCTGGTAACATACGG ACGGCAACCCACACGTTGATCACAGGGCTGGAAGAGTACGTGCGGGAGAGTTTT TCTTTGGTGCAGGTTCAGCCAGGGGTGGACATCATCCGGACAAACCTGGAATTTCTCCAAGAGCAGTTCAATAGCATCGCTGCTCATGTGCTGCACTGCACAG ACAGTGGATTTGGGGCCCGCCTGCTTGAGTTGTGTAACCAGGGCCTGTTTGAATGCCTGGCCCTCAACCTGCACTGCTTGGGGGGACAGCAGATGGAGCTTGCCGCGGTCATCAATGGCCGAATT CGTCGCATGTCTCGTGGGGTGAACCCGTCCTTGGTGAGCTGGCTGACCACTATGATGGGACTGAGGCTTCAGGTGGTTCTGGAGCACATGCCCGTAGGCCCTGATGCCATTCTCAGATATGTTCGCAGGGTTGGTGATCCCCCCCAG CCACTTCCTGAGGAGCCAATGGAAGTTCAGGGATCAGAGAGAACTTCCCCTGAGCCTCAG CGGGAGAatgcttccccagcccctggaacaACAGCAGAAGAGGCCATGTCCCGAGGTCCGCCTCCTGCTCCTGAGGGCGGCGGCTCCCGTGACGAACAGGATGGAGCTTCAGCTGAGACAGAACCTTGGGCGGCCGCAGTCCCCCCA GAGTGGGTTCCGATTATCCAGCAGGACATTCAGAGCCAGCGGAAGGTGAAGCCGCAGCCTCCCCTGAGCGATGCCTACCTCAGTGGTATGCCTGCCAAGAGACGCAAG ctccgGGCTGATATACAAAAGCGACTACAGGAAGACCCCAACTACAGCCCCCAGCGCTTCCCTAATGCCCACCGGGCCTTTGCTGATGATCCCTAG
- the BAG6 gene encoding large proline-rich protein BAG6 isoform X4, which produces MEPSDTTSTTTSMEEPDSLEVLVKTLDSQTRTFIVGAQMNVKEFKEHIAASVSIPSEKQRLIYQGRVLQDDKKLQEYNVGGKVIHLVERAPPQTQLPSGASSGIGSASATHGGGPPPGTRGPGASVHDRNANSYVMVGTFNLPSDGSAVDVHINMEQAPIQSEPRVRLVMAQHMIRDIQTLLSRMECRGGPQAQHSQPPPQTPTVAPESVALSSQTSEPVESEVPPREPMEAEEVEERAPAQSPELTPSGPAPAGPTPAPETNAPNHPSPAEYVEVLQELQRLESRLQPFLQRYYEVLGAAATTDYNNNQEGREEDQRLINLVGESLRLLGNTFVALSDLRCNLACAPPRHLHVVRPMSHYTTPMVLQQAAIPIQINVGTTVTMTGNGTRPPPTSNAEAAPPGPGQASSLAPTSTTVESSTEGVPPPGPAPPPTTSHPRVIRISHQSVEPVVMMHMNIQDSGTQPGGVPSAPTGPLGPPGHGQTLGQQVPGFPTAPTRVVIARPTPPQARPSHPGGPPISGTLQSAGLGTNASLAQMVSGLVGQLLMQPVLVAQGTPGMAPPPAPATASASAGTTNTATTAGPAPGGPTQPPPPQPSAADLQFSQLLGNLLGPAGPGAGGPGMASPTITVAMPGVPAFLQGMTDFLQATQTAPPPPPPPPPPPPAPEQQTMPPPGSPSGGAGSPGGLGLESLSPEFFTSVVQGVLNSLLGSLGARAGSSESIAAFIQRLSGSSNIFEPGADGALGFFGALLSLLCQNFSMVDVVMLLHGHFQPLQRLQPQLRSFFHQHYLGGQEPTPGNIRTATHTLITGLEEYVRESFSLVQVQPGVDIIRTNLEFLQEQFNSIAAHVLHCTDSGFGARLLELCNQGLFECLALNLHCLGGQQMELAAVINGRIRRMSRGVNPSLVSWLTTMMGLRLQVVLEHMPVGPDAILRYVRRVGDPPQPLPEEPMEVQGSERTSPEPQRENASPAPGTTAEEAMSRGPPPAPEGGGSRDEQDGASAETEPWAAAVPPEWVPIIQQDIQSQRKVKPQPPLSDAYLSGMPAKRRKTMQGEGPQLLLSEAVSRAAKAAGARPLTSPESLSRDLEAPEVQESYRQQLRADIQKRLQEDPNYSPQRFPNAHRAFADDP; this is translated from the exons ATGAATGTAAAGGAATTTAAGGAGCACATCGCTGCCTCTGTCAGCATTCCCTCTGAGAAACAACGGCTCATCTATCAGGGACGAGTTCTGCAGGATGATAAGAAGCTCCAGGAATACA atGTTGGGGGAAAGGTTATTCACCTGGTGGAACGGGCTCCTCCTCAGACGCAGCTCCCTTCTGGGGCATCTTCTGGGATAGGGTCTGCCTCAGCCACCCATGGTGGGGGACCCCCGCCTGGTACTCGGGGGCCTGGGGCCTCTGTTCATGACCGGAATGCCAACAGCTATGTCATGGTTGGAACCTTCAATCTTCCT AGTGACGGCTCTGCTGTGGATGTTCACATCAACATGGAACAGGCCCCGATTCAG AGTGAGCCCCGAGTACGGCTGGTGATGGCTCAGCACATGATCAGAGATATACAGACCTTACTTTCTCGGATGGAG TGTCGAGGGGGACCCCAAGCACAGCACAGTCAGCCGCCCCCACAGACGCCAACCGTGGCCCCGGAGTCTGTAGCCTTGAGTTCTCAAACATCAGAACCAGTTGAAAGTGAAGTGCCTCCTCGGGAGCCCATGGAGGCCGAAGAAGTGGAGGAGCGtgccccagcccagagcccggagctCACCCCTTCCGGCCCAGCTCCAGCGGGCCCAACACCTGCCCCAGAGACCAATGCACCCAA CCATCCTTCCCCTGCGGAGTATGTTGAAGTGCTCCAGGAGCTACAGCGGCTTGAGAGCCGCCTCCAGCCCTTCCTGCAGCGCTACTATGAGGTTCTGGGCGCTGCCGCCACCACGGACTACAACAACAAC CAAGAGGGCCGCGAAGAGGACCAGCGCTTGATCAACTTGGTGGGGGAGAGCCTACGGCTGCTGGGCAACACTTTTGTGGCGCTGTCTGACCTGCGCTGCAACCTGGCCTGTGCGCCCCCACGACACCTGCATGTGGTCCGGCCCATGTCTCACTACACCACCCCCATGGTGCTCCAGCAGGCAGCCATTCCCATCCAG ATCAACGTGGGAACCACCGTGACCATGACGGGGAATGGGACTCGGCCCCCCCCGACTTCTAATGCGGAGGCAGCTCCCCCTGGTCCTGGGCAGGCCTCATCCCTGGCTCCCACTTCTACCACTGTCGAGTCCTCAACCGAGGGTGTTCCCCCGCCAGGGCCGGCTCCCCCCCCGACCACCAGCCACCCAAGGGTCATCCGGATTTCCCACCAGAGCGTGGAACCTGTAGTTATGATGCACATGAACATCCAAG ATTCTGGCACACAGCCCGGTGGAGTTCCGAGTGCTCCCACTGGCCCCCTAGGACCCCCTGGTCATGGCCAAACCCTGG GACAGCAGGTGCCGGGTTTCCCGACAGCTCCGACCCGGGTGGTGATTGCTCGGCCTACCCCTCCACAGGCTCGGCCTTCCCATCCTGGGGGGCCCCCAATCTCGGGTACTCTA CAGAGCGCTGGACTAGGTACCAATGCCTCTTTGGCCCAGATGGTGAGCGGCCTCGTGGGGCAGCTTCTTATGCAGCCCGTTCTTGTGG CTCAGGGGACCCCAGGAATGGCaccacctccagcccctgccaCTGCTTCAGCCAGTGCAGGCACCACCAACACAGCAACCACAGCTGGTCCTGCCCCCGGGGGACCCACCCAGCCTCCACCCCCTCAACCCTCAGCGGCCGATCTTCAGTTCTCACAGCTCCTAGGGAACCTGCTGGGTCCTGCGGGGCCAGGGGCCGGAGGGCCTGGCATGGCTTCTCCCACCATCACCGTGGCGATGCCTGGTGTCCCTGCCTTTCTCCAGGGCATGACCGACTTTCTGCAG GCGACACAGAcggcccctccgccccccccgccacccccacccccacccccggccccagaGCAGCAGACCATGCCCCCACCAGGGTCCCCTTCTGGTGGCGCAGGGAGTCCTGGAGGCCTGGGTCTTGAGAGCCTTTCACCGGAGTTTTTTACCTCCGTGGTGCAGGGCGTACTGAACTCCCTGCTGGGCTCCCTGGGGGCTCGGGCTGGCAGTAGTGAAAGTATTGCTGCTTTCATACAGCGCCTCAGTGGATCAAGCAACATCTTTGAGCCTGGGGCTGATGGGGCCCTCG GATTCTTTGGGGCCCTACTCTCTCTGCTGTGCCAGAACTTTTCCATGGTGGATGTGGTGATGCTTCTTCATGGGCATTTCCAGCCACTGCAGCGGCTCCAGCCCCAGCTGCGATCCTTTTTCCACCAGCACTACCTGGGTGGCCAAGAGCCCACACCTGGTAACATACGG ACGGCAACCCACACGTTGATCACAGGGCTGGAAGAGTACGTGCGGGAGAGTTTT TCTTTGGTGCAGGTTCAGCCAGGGGTGGACATCATCCGGACAAACCTGGAATTTCTCCAAGAGCAGTTCAATAGCATCGCTGCTCATGTGCTGCACTGCACAG ACAGTGGATTTGGGGCCCGCCTGCTTGAGTTGTGTAACCAGGGCCTGTTTGAATGCCTGGCCCTCAACCTGCACTGCTTGGGGGGACAGCAGATGGAGCTTGCCGCGGTCATCAATGGCCGAATT CGTCGCATGTCTCGTGGGGTGAACCCGTCCTTGGTGAGCTGGCTGACCACTATGATGGGACTGAGGCTTCAGGTGGTTCTGGAGCACATGCCCGTAGGCCCTGATGCCATTCTCAGATATGTTCGCAGGGTTGGTGATCCCCCCCAG CCACTTCCTGAGGAGCCAATGGAAGTTCAGGGATCAGAGAGAACTTCCCCTGAGCCTCAG CGGGAGAatgcttccccagcccctggaacaACAGCAGAAGAGGCCATGTCCCGAGGTCCGCCTCCTGCTCCTGAGGGCGGCGGCTCCCGTGACGAACAGGATGGAGCTTCAGCTGAGACAGAACCTTGGGCGGCCGCAGTCCCCCCA GAGTGGGTTCCGATTATCCAGCAGGACATTCAGAGCCAGCGGAAGGTGAAGCCGCAGCCTCCCCTGAGCGATGCCTACCTCAGTGGTATGCCTGCCAAGAGACGCAAG ACGATGCAGGGTGAGGGCCCCCAGCTGCTTCTCTCAGAGGCCGTGAGCCGGGCAGCTAAGGCAGCCGGAGCTCGGCCCCTGACGAGCCCTGAGAGCCTGAGCCGGGACCTGGAGGCACCAGAGGTTCAGGAGAGCTACAGGCAGCAG ctccgGGCTGATATACAAAAGCGACTACAGGAAGACCCCAACTACAGCCCCCAGCGCTTCCCTAATGCCCACCGGGCCTTTGCTGATGATCCCTAG